One genomic window of Salvia miltiorrhiza cultivar Shanhuang (shh) chromosome 4, IMPLAD_Smil_shh, whole genome shotgun sequence includes the following:
- the LOC131020094 gene encoding ankyrin repeat domain-containing protein 2B-like, with the protein MSEATKTPVVSKEEEKSDAAEATTSAENPSGQRREAPPAVGGMPNPSGQRREAPPAVPGMPNPFDFSAMTGLLNDPSIRELADQIAKDPSFNQMAEQLQKTFQGGAVEDGIPNIDPQQYYSTVQQVMQNPQFMSMAEKLGSTLLQDPAMSGMLESLTNPANKDQLEERMARVKEDPSLKPILDEIENGGPAAMMRYWNDKEVLQKLGEVMGMPVGGESATTSAGDTAEDETEEVNDEESIVHQTASVGDVEGLKKALSDGADKDEEDSEGRTALHFASGYGEVKCAQILLEAGAKVDALDKNKNTSLHYAAGYGRKECVELLLKNGAAVTLQNLDGKTPIDVAKLNNQNEVLKLLEKDAFL; encoded by the exons ATGTCGGAG GCAACTAAAACTCCTGTGGTTTCTAAAGAAG AAGAGAAGTCTGATGCAGCTGAAGCTACTACTTCTGCTGAGAATCCATCTGGACAGAGGAGGGAAGCCCCTCCTGCAGTTGGTGGAATGCCGAATCCATCTGGACAGAGAAGGGAAGCACCTCCTGCGGTTCCTGGAATGCCGAATCCATTTGATTTCTCAGCTATGACAGGATTGCTTAAT GACCCGAGCATCAGAGAACTAGCTGATCAGATAGCTAAAGATCCTTCATTTAATCAGATGGCAGAGCAGCTCCAGAAAACATTTCAAGGGGGTGCAGTTGAAGATGGCATTCCCAACATTGATCCCCAACAATATTACTCAACTGTGCAGCAAGTCATGCAAAATCCACAATTCATGAGCATGGCCGAGAAGCTTGGTAGTACATTATTGCAG GATCCAGCCATGTCTGGAATGCTTGAGAGTTTGACAAATCCAGCCAATAAAGACCAACTTGAAGAACGAATGGCACGTGTCAAAGAAGATCCATCTTTGAAGCCGATTCTTGATGAGATTGAGAATGGTGGTCCTGCTGCAATGATGAG GTACTGGAACGATAAAGAGGTTCTTCAGAAGTTGGGTGAAGTTATGGGAATGCCTGTTGGAGGAGAGAGTGCTACTACATCTGCTGGTGACACTGCTGAAGACGAAACTGAGGAAGTAAATGATGAGGAATCCATCGTTCATCAAACTGCGAGTGTTGGTGACGTGGAG GGCTTGAAAAAGGCTCTCTCTGATGGCGCTGATAAGGATGAAGAAGACTCTGAGGGAAGAACTGCACTGCATTTTGCAAGTGGATATGGCGAG GTTAAGTGTGCACAAATTCTTTTGGAGGCCGGAGCGAAGGTTGATGCTTTGGATAAGAACAAGAACACTTCTCTCCATTATGCTGCTGGTTATGGCAGGAAGGAATGCGTGGAGCTACTGCTAAAGAACGGAGCTGCTGT TACTCTTCAGAACTTAGACGGGAAGACACCTATCGACGTTGCTAAACTGAATAACCAGAACGAGGTGCTTAAGCTTCTTGAGAAGGATGCATTTCTATAA
- the LOC131020092 gene encoding uncharacterized protein At1g10890 isoform X1, with amino-acid sequence MGRERQLSRSPSHRRRYSPSPSEVRYGRRSRRERSRSPYSYSRRQRRSLSSRHRSRSPTPRRRKSRSPTPKQNKRQRKRSTSSSPLSESPLIGTKEMKDATEKLKTEEEDKKRRQQELELKLIEEETAKRVAEEIRKKVEESLNSEEINLEIARRLEEGRKKLVSEVAAQLEKEKEAAVIEARKREEQAQREKEELERMLEENRRKVEEAQRREALEQQRREEERYRELEELQRQKEVALRKKKQQEEEERANQMKLLGKNKSRPKVSFALGMK; translated from the exons ATGGGCAGAGAGCGGCAACTGTCTCGGTCGCCGTCGCACCGTAGAAGGTACTCGCCGTCGCCTTCTGAGGTGAGGTATGGACGCCGGAGCCGGAGAGAGAGAAGCAGATCTCCTTATTCCTATAGCAG AAGACAAAGGCGCTCATTATCCTCTCGACACAGAAGTCGCTCTCCCACTCCAAGACGTCGTAAAAGCCGCTCACCTACACCAAAGCAGAATAAAAGACAAAGAAAAAGGAGCACTTCTTCATCCCCTTTAAGTGAATCCCCACTCATTGGTACCAAAGAGATGAAAGATGCAACTGAAAAATTGAAAACAGAGGAAGAGGACAAGAAAAG GCGTCAGCAGGAGTTAGAATTAAAACTAATTGAAGAAGAAACGGCAAAAAGAGTAGCAGAAGAAATTCGAAAGAAAGTTGAAGAGAGCTTGAATTCCGAGGAAATCAATCTTGAGATAGCGAGGCGTCTGGAGGAAGGAAGGAAGAAACTTGTTTCTGAGGTTGCGGCCCAgcttgaaaaagaaaaggaagcaGCAGTTATAGAGGCTCGGAAGAGAGAG GAACAAGCACAAAGGGAGAAAGAAGAGCTGGAAAGGATGCTGGAAGAGAATAGGCGGAAGGTGGAAGAAGCTCAAAGAAGAGAAGCTTTGGAACAGCAAAGACGCGAAGAGGAACGTTATAGAGAATTGGAAGAACTTCAGAGGCAGAAAGAAGTGGCCTTGCGAAAGAAAAAACAACAAGAGGAGGAAGAACGAGCTAACCAAATGAAGTTATTGGGGAAGAACAAATCACGTCCAAAGGTGTCATTTGCGCTAGGTATGAAATGA
- the LOC131020092 gene encoding uncharacterized protein At1g10890 isoform X2 — protein sequence MQHPVYSLQYVRRQRRSLSSRHRSRSPTPRRRKSRSPTPKQNKRQRKRSTSSSPLSESPLIGTKEMKDATEKLKTEEEDKKRRQQELELKLIEEETAKRVAEEIRKKVEESLNSEEINLEIARRLEEGRKKLVSEVAAQLEKEKEAAVIEARKREEQAQREKEELERMLEENRRKVEEAQRREALEQQRREEERYRELEELQRQKEVALRKKKQQEEEERANQMKLLGKNKSRPKVSFALGMK from the exons ATGCAGCACCCAGTTTATTCTTTGCAATATGTGAG AAGACAAAGGCGCTCATTATCCTCTCGACACAGAAGTCGCTCTCCCACTCCAAGACGTCGTAAAAGCCGCTCACCTACACCAAAGCAGAATAAAAGACAAAGAAAAAGGAGCACTTCTTCATCCCCTTTAAGTGAATCCCCACTCATTGGTACCAAAGAGATGAAAGATGCAACTGAAAAATTGAAAACAGAGGAAGAGGACAAGAAAAG GCGTCAGCAGGAGTTAGAATTAAAACTAATTGAAGAAGAAACGGCAAAAAGAGTAGCAGAAGAAATTCGAAAGAAAGTTGAAGAGAGCTTGAATTCCGAGGAAATCAATCTTGAGATAGCGAGGCGTCTGGAGGAAGGAAGGAAGAAACTTGTTTCTGAGGTTGCGGCCCAgcttgaaaaagaaaaggaagcaGCAGTTATAGAGGCTCGGAAGAGAGAG GAACAAGCACAAAGGGAGAAAGAAGAGCTGGAAAGGATGCTGGAAGAGAATAGGCGGAAGGTGGAAGAAGCTCAAAGAAGAGAAGCTTTGGAACAGCAAAGACGCGAAGAGGAACGTTATAGAGAATTGGAAGAACTTCAGAGGCAGAAAGAAGTGGCCTTGCGAAAGAAAAAACAACAAGAGGAGGAAGAACGAGCTAACCAAATGAAGTTATTGGGGAAGAACAAATCACGTCCAAAGGTGTCATTTGCGCTAGGTATGAAATGA